A window of the Bacillus andreraoultii genome harbors these coding sequences:
- the mecA gene encoding adaptor protein MecA yields MDIERINENTVKFFISYVDVEERGFDREEIWYSREKSEQLFWEVMDEMTEEEDFSIDGPLWIQVQALEKGLEVLVTKAQLSKDGGKLELPFDGKFNGFSINDQVGDFLDHHFHYDDEEDELDPVDEDSISFIAHFNHFDDLIPLAKRTFPEGIHTKLYSLNNQYYLYIDFSFDLFNEDEIDDYLSVLLEHGMESQRTIHYLQEYGKEIISENVFETIDKYF; encoded by the coding sequence ATGGATATTGAACGCATTAATGAGAATACGGTAAAATTCTTTATTTCCTATGTTGATGTAGAAGAACGAGGATTCGACCGTGAAGAAATATGGTACAGTCGTGAAAAGAGTGAGCAGTTGTTCTGGGAAGTTATGGATGAAATGACCGAAGAAGAAGACTTTTCTATCGATGGGCCATTATGGATTCAAGTTCAAGCTTTAGAAAAAGGTTTGGAAGTACTTGTCACAAAAGCACAACTTTCTAAAGACGGTGGGAAATTGGAATTACCGTTCGATGGAAAATTTAATGGTTTCTCAATTAATGACCAGGTAGGCGACTTTCTTGACCATCATTTTCACTATGATGATGAGGAAGATGAGTTGGATCCTGTAGACGAAGATTCAATTTCATTCATTGCTCATTTTAATCATTTTGATGATCTCATCCCACTAGCAAAACGCACGTTTCCGGAAGGGATTCATACAAAACTCTATTCGCTTAATAATCAATACTATCTCTATATAGATTTTTCATTCGATTTGTTTAATGAAGATGAAATTGATGATTATTTAAGTGTTCTCCTAGAGCATGGAATGGAGTCACAACGTACAATTCATTATCTTCAAGAGTACGGGAAAGAAATTATCTCAGAAAATGTTTTTGAAACCATCGATAAATATTTCTAG
- the spxA gene encoding transcriptional regulator SpxA produces MVTLYTAPSCTSCRKARAWLEEHQIPFKERNIFSEPLTIEEIKEIFRMTEDGTDEIISTRSKTFQKLEVNLESLPLQELFQLIKNNPGLLRRPIIIDEKRLQVGYNEDEIRRFLPRKVRTYQLREAQKLVN; encoded by the coding sequence ATGGTTACATTATACACAGCACCAAGTTGTACTTCTTGTCGGAAAGCAAGGGCATGGCTAGAAGAACATCAAATTCCATTTAAAGAAAGAAATATTTTTTCAGAACCGTTAACAATTGAAGAAATTAAAGAAATCTTTCGAATGACGGAAGATGGAACAGACGAAATTATTTCAACGCGTTCGAAAACATTTCAAAAATTGGAAGTTAACTTAGAATCTTTACCGTTGCAAGAACTATTTCAATTAATTAAAAATAACCCTGGATTATTACGCCGGCCAATTATTATTGACGAGAAACGTTTACAAGTTGGTTATAATGAAGATGAAATTCGTCGTTTCCTACCAAGAAAAGTTCGGACATATCAACTAAGGGAAGCACAAAAACTTGTTAACTAA
- the trpS gene encoding tryptophan--tRNA ligase, producing the protein MKTIFSGIQPSGTITIGNYIGALKQFVELQNDYNCYFCIVDEHAITVPQDPQTLRKNIRSLAALYLAVGIDPDKATLFIQSEVPAHAQAGWMLQCVSYIGELERMTQFKDKSAGREAVSAGLLTYPPLMAADILLYSAHLVPVGDDQKQHLELTRDIAERFNKKYNDIFTIPNIHLPKVGARVMSLQEPTKKMSKSDPNQRSFISLLDEPKQIEKKIKSAVTDSDGIVKYDYENKPGVSNLLSIYSIFSNLSIEEIETKYEGRGYGEFKTDLAEVIINALQPIQTRYKELIDSEELDEILDRGAEKANKVANKMLKKMENAMGLGRKR; encoded by the coding sequence ATGAAAACAATTTTTTCAGGAATTCAACCAAGTGGAACAATTACAATTGGAAACTATATTGGGGCATTAAAACAATTTGTCGAATTACAAAATGATTATAATTGCTATTTCTGTATCGTAGATGAACATGCCATTACAGTTCCACAAGACCCACAAACTTTACGAAAAAATATTCGAAGCTTAGCTGCATTATATTTAGCAGTTGGAATTGATCCCGATAAAGCAACATTATTCATCCAATCAGAGGTACCTGCACACGCACAAGCTGGATGGATGTTACAATGTGTTAGCTATATCGGGGAACTTGAAAGAATGACTCAATTTAAAGACAAATCGGCTGGAAGGGAAGCAGTTTCAGCAGGATTGTTAACTTACCCACCATTAATGGCTGCTGATATTTTACTTTACAGTGCTCATTTAGTACCTGTTGGGGATGATCAAAAACAACATTTGGAATTAACAAGAGACATCGCTGAACGTTTTAATAAAAAATACAATGATATCTTTACAATTCCTAATATTCATTTACCAAAAGTTGGTGCACGAGTTATGTCATTGCAAGAACCAACAAAAAAAATGAGTAAATCAGATCCAAATCAAAGAAGTTTTATTTCCTTGTTAGATGAACCGAAACAAATTGAGAAAAAAATTAAGAGTGCTGTAACAGATTCTGATGGTATTGTGAAATATGATTATGAAAACAAACCTGGGGTTTCAAACCTATTGTCTATTTATTCCATTTTTAGTAACTTGTCTATTGAGGAAATTGAAACAAAATACGAAGGAAGGGGCTACGGAGAATTTAAAACAGATTTAGCAGAAGTAATTATCAATGCCTTACAACCAATACAAACTCGTTATAAAGAATTAATTGATTCCGAAGAGCTAGATGAAATTTTAGACCGAGGTGCAGAAAAAGCCAATAAAGTTGCAAATAAAATGTTAAAGAAAATGGAAAATGCAATGGGATTAGGCCGTAAAAGATAG
- the sspO gene encoding small acid-soluble spore protein O codes for MSENQKIKDQLRKYFSDKQAVKDEQPHEFDHELANEPLTASERLNNKKTKKRQ; via the coding sequence ATGTCAGAAAATCAAAAGATTAAAGATCAACTCCGTAAATATTTTAGTGATAAGCAGGCAGTTAAAGATGAACAACCCCATGAATTTGACCATGAACTTGCTAACGAACCACTTACTGCTAGTGAACGGTTAAATAATAAAAAAACGAAAAAGCGTCAATAA
- the putP gene encoding sodium/proline symporter PutP — translation MNDFMFQIIAIVIYMLAMILIGFYAFSRTKSLNDYMLGGRNLGPAVTALSAGAADMSGWLLMGLPGAIYLSGLAEAWIAIGLTIGAYLNWVFVAPRLRTYTQVSNDSITIPSYLDNRLKENGKVLRIVSGIIIFLFFTFYVSSGLVAGGVFFEESFGLGYHTGLFIVGAVVVIYTLFGGFLGVSYTDAIQGLIMFFALILVPAIGVFVTGGIMETFTEITSINPNLLSFVSGTTALGIISALAWGLGYFGQPHIIVRFMAIKSVNETKRARRIGIGWMALSMIGAILTALVGIAYYHQNTGVKLSDPEAVFIALGQIIFHPFIAGIMLAAVLAAIMSTISSQLIVTSSALVEDIYKAIFKTNATDAKYVFLGRMAVLIVSMIAFILAWEQTNSILKLVSFAWAGFGASFGPIILLTLYWRKITAVGALAGMITGSVTVFVWGYSKLGKIMYEIVPGFIFCFIVTVIVSLITYKPNAKIEREFDETLSLLEKDE, via the coding sequence ATGAATGATTTTATGTTTCAGATTATTGCCATTGTCATTTATATGCTTGCGATGATTTTAATCGGTTTTTATGCTTTCAGTCGAACAAAAAGTTTAAATGATTATATGCTTGGCGGACGAAATCTCGGTCCAGCTGTTACAGCTTTGAGTGCTGGAGCAGCGGATATGTCAGGTTGGTTATTAATGGGCCTTCCAGGTGCAATTTATTTATCAGGTCTTGCTGAAGCTTGGATTGCTATCGGTTTAACGATTGGTGCTTATCTCAATTGGGTTTTTGTCGCTCCAAGGCTACGAACATATACTCAAGTATCCAACGATTCGATTACGATTCCTAGCTACTTAGATAATCGGTTAAAAGAAAATGGAAAAGTGTTGCGTATCGTCTCAGGTATCATTATCTTTTTATTCTTTACTTTTTACGTATCTTCAGGATTAGTTGCGGGTGGAGTTTTCTTTGAAGAATCATTTGGACTCGGTTATCATACAGGACTTTTTATTGTCGGTGCTGTTGTTGTTATCTATACACTATTCGGTGGGTTTTTAGGGGTAAGTTACACAGATGCTATTCAAGGACTAATCATGTTTTTTGCGTTAATACTTGTTCCTGCCATTGGAGTGTTTGTAACGGGTGGAATTATGGAAACGTTTACAGAAATAACATCAATTAATCCAAATCTTTTAAGTTTTGTTTCAGGGACAACCGCACTTGGAATTATCTCTGCTTTAGCATGGGGATTAGGATATTTTGGACAGCCACATATTATCGTCCGTTTTATGGCAATTAAATCTGTAAATGAAACAAAACGGGCGAGAAGAATTGGAATTGGTTGGATGGCACTCAGTATGATAGGTGCAATTCTTACCGCGTTAGTAGGAATTGCTTATTACCATCAAAATACAGGTGTAAAACTATCAGATCCTGAAGCAGTATTTATTGCACTCGGTCAAATTATTTTTCACCCGTTTATTGCAGGTATCATGCTAGCTGCTGTTTTAGCTGCAATTATGAGTACAATTTCGTCCCAATTAATCGTCACATCTTCTGCGCTTGTTGAAGATATTTATAAGGCAATTTTTAAAACGAATGCAACAGATGCAAAATATGTTTTCCTTGGACGGATGGCTGTTCTTATTGTATCGATGATCGCTTTTATACTTGCATGGGAGCAAACAAACTCAATTTTAAAATTAGTTTCTTTTGCATGGGCAGGTTTTGGTGCTTCATTTGGACCGATTATTCTTCTTACTTTATACTGGAGAAAAATTACTGCAGTAGGAGCTTTAGCAGGAATGATTACTGGTTCAGTGACCGTATTCGTTTGGGGGTATTCGAAACTCGGAAAAATTATGTATGAAATTGTTCCTGGATTCATCTTTTGTTTCATTGTAACGGTTATCGTTAGCCTCATTACGTATAAACCAAATGCGAAAATTGAAAGAGAATTTGATGAAACACTTTCACTATTAGAAAAAGATGAGTGA
- a CDS encoding YjbA family protein encodes MMYLHDVWVNWFEGEENGYNVCHFHEWRKEDTIELLDQVPVLKVSKELYNYIENGLSDLPESLLNDVYQKAYLRKNHERIQMDYCFIVTDGIGILAVDTIGYQIPMRKSRIIPRQEQLVYDMIAGEETLSYMLKSQEKKEHHILSPEPTIMMGLTRKERQLKQLLFMALDHLYASKNTGQVRYWYTEWAPEQYSMIRTKPFEEIWQQLYDEVKHGWTEKHEKLCEALVKGEPYFEKLWEMEKGSKVN; translated from the coding sequence ATGATGTATTTACATGATGTTTGGGTAAACTGGTTTGAAGGGGAAGAGAACGGTTATAATGTGTGCCATTTTCATGAATGGCGGAAAGAAGACACCATTGAATTATTAGATCAAGTACCTGTACTCAAAGTATCAAAGGAATTATACAATTATATTGAAAATGGTTTATCCGATTTACCTGAAAGCTTATTAAATGATGTCTATCAAAAAGCATACTTAAGAAAAAATCACGAACGAATTCAAATGGATTATTGTTTCATTGTAACAGATGGGATTGGAATTTTAGCAGTAGATACAATTGGCTATCAAATTCCAATGCGTAAAAGTCGAATTATTCCACGTCAAGAACAACTTGTCTATGATATGATTGCTGGCGAGGAGACACTTAGTTACATGCTAAAGAGTCAAGAGAAAAAAGAGCATCATATCCTTTCACCAGAACCTACAATAATGATGGGACTAACGCGCAAGGAACGCCAATTAAAGCAACTACTCTTTATGGCTCTTGACCACCTCTATGCTTCGAAAAATACAGGACAAGTTCGATATTGGTATACAGAATGGGCTCCAGAACAATATTCCATGATTCGAACGAAGCCATTTGAAGAAATATGGCAGCAATTATATGATGAAGTTAAGCATGGTTGGACGGAAAAACATGAAAAACTATGTGAAGCGTTAGTAAAAGGAGAACCCTATTTCGAAAAATTATGGGAAATGGAAAAGGGCTCAAAAGTCAATTAA
- the fabF gene encoding beta-ketoacyl-ACP synthase II: MERRRVVITGIGAVTPVGNDAHTSWNNIIQGKSGIGPMTRVNAEEYPAKVAAEVKDFNPEDFIHRRDVRKMDRFTHYAVAASLMAVKDSNLTIDDENAHRVGVWIGSGIGGMETFENQFETFLNRGYRRVSPFFVPMMIPDMATGQVSIFLGAKGFNSCTVTACATGTNSIGDAYKVIERGDADVMISGGSEAPITRMSVAGFCANTALSTNPDPQTASRPFDKDRDGFVIGEGAGIVILEELNHALNRGAKIYAEVVGYGATGDAYHITAPAPEGEGGARAMKMAIDNAGISPEEIGYINAHGTSTEYNDKFETAAIKTVFGEHAYKLAVSSTKSMTGHLLGAAGAIEAIFTVLSLKEGILPPTMNLQNPDPNCDLDYVANEARKQETNYAMSNSLGFGGHNATLVFKKYE, encoded by the coding sequence ATGGAACGACGCAGGGTAGTGATTACTGGAATTGGTGCAGTTACACCCGTAGGCAACGATGCCCATACATCATGGAACAATATTATTCAAGGAAAATCAGGAATTGGTCCAATGACTCGAGTTAATGCAGAGGAATATCCAGCGAAAGTTGCAGCGGAAGTAAAAGATTTTAATCCTGAAGATTTTATTCATCGAAGAGATGTACGTAAGATGGACCGTTTTACACATTATGCTGTTGCTGCATCACTTATGGCTGTTAAAGATTCCAACTTAACTATTGATGATGAAAATGCCCATCGAGTCGGTGTTTGGATTGGTTCAGGAATTGGGGGGATGGAAACTTTTGAAAATCAGTTTGAAACGTTTTTAAACCGTGGCTATCGACGTGTAAGTCCATTTTTCGTTCCAATGATGATCCCGGACATGGCAACGGGCCAAGTATCAATTTTTCTCGGTGCGAAAGGATTTAATTCTTGTACTGTGACAGCTTGTGCAACTGGGACAAATTCGATTGGGGATGCTTACAAAGTAATTGAGCGCGGTGATGCAGATGTAATGATTTCAGGGGGTTCAGAAGCACCGATTACAAGAATGTCTGTTGCTGGATTTTGTGCAAATACAGCTCTTTCCACGAATCCTGATCCCCAAACGGCCAGTCGTCCATTTGATAAAGATCGTGACGGTTTCGTTATTGGTGAAGGTGCAGGAATTGTTATATTAGAAGAATTAAATCATGCATTAAATCGTGGAGCAAAGATTTATGCGGAAGTTGTAGGCTATGGGGCAACAGGTGATGCTTATCATATTACAGCTCCAGCACCTGAAGGAGAAGGTGGAGCGAGGGCAATGAAAATGGCAATTGATAATGCTGGTATCTCACCAGAAGAAATTGGCTATATTAACGCACACGGAACAAGTACAGAGTATAACGATAAATTTGAAACAGCAGCCATCAAAACCGTATTTGGTGAACATGCTTATAAACTAGCTGTAAGTTCAACAAAATCAATGACAGGCCATCTACTTGGCGCTGCTGGTGCAATTGAAGCGATTTTTACCGTTTTGTCATTAAAAGAAGGAATTTTACCACCGACAATGAATTTACAAAATCCTGATCCAAACTGTGACTTAGATTACGTTGCGAATGAAGCAAGAAAACAAGAAACGAATTATGCGATGAGCAATTCATTAGGTTTTGGTGGTCATAATGCGACATTAGTATTTAAAAAGTACGAATAA
- a CDS encoding beta-ketoacyl-ACP synthase III, whose protein sequence is MDVGVIGIGRYVPEKVVTNQELEKTLDTSDEWIRTRTGIRERRIAAADMNTSHMALLAAKQAIEDANIQPEEIDLILTATVTPDQSFPSISCMIQEKIGAKKAAAMDISAACSGFMYGMVTAKQFIENGVYKYILVIGAEKLSKITDWDDRSTAVLFGDGAGAVVMGQVSPGRGILSFELGADGSGGKHLYQEKYISMNGREVFKFAVRQMGESAVRVIEKAGFTKEEIDFLIPHQANIRIMEAARQRLDLPVEKMSNTVGKYGNTSAASIPISMVEDLEAGRIKEDDLIVMVGFGGGLTWGAILMRWGK, encoded by the coding sequence ATGGATGTAGGTGTTATTGGTATTGGGCGTTATGTTCCAGAAAAGGTTGTTACAAACCAAGAGTTGGAAAAGACTTTAGATACATCAGATGAATGGATTCGTACGCGAACAGGTATAAGAGAACGACGGATTGCAGCAGCTGATATGAATACTTCTCATATGGCGTTACTCGCAGCAAAACAAGCAATAGAAGATGCAAATATTCAACCTGAAGAAATAGATTTAATTTTAACGGCAACCGTCACACCCGATCAGTCGTTTCCATCCATTTCATGTATGATACAAGAAAAAATCGGTGCGAAAAAAGCGGCAGCAATGGATATTAGTGCTGCTTGTTCGGGGTTTATGTACGGGATGGTGACAGCAAAACAATTTATTGAAAATGGTGTTTATAAATATATACTTGTAATAGGAGCTGAAAAACTATCAAAAATTACCGACTGGGATGATCGATCAACAGCGGTGTTATTTGGTGATGGTGCAGGAGCTGTTGTGATGGGCCAAGTGTCCCCTGGAAGAGGAATTTTATCCTTTGAGCTAGGTGCAGATGGATCAGGTGGAAAGCATTTATACCAAGAAAAATATATATCTATGAATGGTCGTGAAGTCTTTAAATTTGCTGTAAGACAAATGGGAGAATCTGCCGTTCGAGTGATTGAGAAAGCAGGTTTTACAAAAGAAGAAATAGACTTCTTAATACCACATCAAGCAAATATTCGTATTATGGAAGCAGCAAGACAACGCTTAGACCTTCCAGTCGAGAAAATGTCAAATACTGTAGGTAAGTATGGCAACACATCTGCCGCATCTATTCCGATTTCGATGGTTGAAGATTTGGAAGCAGGAAGAATTAAAGAAGATGATTTAATTGTTATGGTTGGATTTGGTGGCGGTCTTACTTGGGGTGCAATTTTAATGCGCTGGGGAAAATAG
- a CDS encoding YjzD family protein produces MRYFWTFFWVFLLSHMITYIVGSMKAAPYDFTVGTILAVVVTVFIFFITGAMPKEQELNI; encoded by the coding sequence ATGCGTTACTTCTGGACATTTTTTTGGGTATTTCTATTATCCCATATGATTACTTATATTGTTGGATCAATGAAAGCAGCTCCATACGATTTTACTGTTGGAACAATTTTAGCTGTTGTGGTTACCGTTTTTATTTTCTTTATAACAGGTGCGATGCCAAAAGAACAAGAACTAAATATATAA
- a CDS encoding YjzC family protein produces MGENRQFRAGQKVPNDGIYIEIGEVGSSVVNPRQVRLKAGERLPENSNHNRVWTFKG; encoded by the coding sequence ATGGGGGAAAATCGCCAGTTTCGTGCAGGACAAAAAGTACCGAATGATGGGATTTATATTGAAATTGGTGAAGTTGGTTCATCTGTCGTAAATCCAAGACAAGTACGGTTAAAAGCGGGAGAACGACTTCCAGAAAATTCAAATCATAATCGTGTGTGGACATTTAAAGGATAA
- a CDS encoding metal-sulfur cluster assembly factor: MDETLKENLLGALEQVIDPELGIDIVNLGLVYDVNLDENGTAIVTMTLTSMGCPLGGIISDQVKIALSDIPEVKDTQVDIVWNPPWSKDKMSRYAKIALGIPD; encoded by the coding sequence ATGGATGAAACATTAAAAGAAAATTTGCTCGGTGCATTGGAACAAGTAATCGATCCTGAATTAGGAATTGACATAGTAAATTTAGGCCTTGTTTATGATGTGAATCTAGACGAAAATGGAACAGCGATAGTGACGATGACGTTAACATCAATGGGCTGTCCTTTAGGAGGCATCATTTCAGACCAAGTAAAGATTGCCTTATCTGATATCCCAGAAGTAAAGGATACACAAGTAGATATTGTTTGGAATCCACCGTGGTCTAAAGATAAAATGAGCCGTTACGCGAAAATAGCCCTCGGTATTCCGGATTGA
- a CDS encoding prolyl oligopeptidase family serine peptidase encodes MILVDKKKVANIPLLEIVQNELIDRAVPTVFFFHGFTSAKEHNLHYAYLLAEKNIRVVLPEADLHGERSRNISMEEQALAFWQIILKNIDELGLLKDEYVNRHLTVENQIGVVGTSMGGITTFGALCKYDWITAAVSLMGNPAYHHFARYLVAELQSQGHEIPYSEQQLEGEYQKLLPVDLSMQPEKLNNRPLLFWHGKKDPVVPYTYAYEFYQKVKGSYEHPEHIQFILDNHAGHKVSRKGLLATVEWFNKYLHQKS; translated from the coding sequence ATGATACTTGTTGATAAGAAAAAAGTCGCAAATATTCCTTTGCTAGAGATTGTCCAGAACGAGTTAATAGATAGAGCAGTTCCAACTGTGTTCTTCTTTCACGGGTTTACTAGTGCAAAAGAACACAATTTACATTATGCTTATTTACTTGCTGAGAAAAATATTCGTGTCGTTCTCCCTGAAGCCGATTTGCACGGCGAGCGAAGTCGAAACATTTCAATGGAAGAACAAGCATTAGCCTTTTGGCAAATTATCTTAAAAAATATTGACGAACTCGGCCTTCTAAAGGATGAATATGTAAACAGACATTTGACGGTAGAGAATCAAATTGGTGTTGTTGGAACATCAATGGGAGGAATTACGACATTCGGTGCTTTATGTAAATATGACTGGATTACAGCTGCAGTCAGTTTAATGGGAAATCCTGCCTATCATCATTTTGCCCGATATTTAGTTGCGGAACTACAAAGTCAAGGGCATGAAATTCCTTACTCTGAACAACAATTGGAAGGGGAGTATCAAAAACTATTACCTGTTGATTTAAGTATGCAACCAGAAAAATTAAATAACCGGCCATTATTATTTTGGCATGGTAAGAAAGATCCCGTCGTTCCATATACATATGCTTATGAATTTTATCAAAAAGTAAAAGGGAGCTATGAACATCCAGAGCATATTCAGTTTATTCTCGATAATCACGCTGGGCATAAAGTGTCCCGAAAAGGCTTACTTGCAACAGTAGAGTGGTTTAATAAATATCTTCATCAAAAATCATGA
- a CDS encoding Cof-type HAD-IIB family hydrolase, whose translation MKDKHLIALDLDGTLLKDDKSISKKTKDVLNKVQEEGHVVMISTGRPYRASEMYYKELNLQSPIVNFNGAFVHHPLDHNWGVYHQPLPLNTVSDIIDISNKYSIQNIIAEVMDHIYLHYHDAKLIDIFKLGNPNITSGDLRKFLKHDPTSLLIHSDEQNVKQINDYLSETRAEVIEHRSWGAPFPVIEIVKHGINKAVGVKKVADYYGIPKSRVIAFGDEDNDLEMLDYAGYGVAMGNGIDLAKNVAKDVTLTNEEDGVAVYLEDLLLKKS comes from the coding sequence ATGAAAGACAAACATTTAATTGCTTTAGATTTAGATGGTACATTATTAAAAGATGACAAATCAATTTCTAAAAAAACAAAAGACGTTTTAAATAAAGTACAAGAAGAGGGTCATGTTGTAATGATCTCGACGGGAAGACCATATCGTGCAAGTGAAATGTACTATAAAGAATTGAATTTACAAAGCCCGATTGTTAATTTTAATGGCGCTTTCGTTCACCATCCACTTGACCACAATTGGGGTGTATATCATCAACCACTACCTTTAAATACCGTGAGTGATATTATCGATATATCGAACAAGTACTCCATCCAAAACATTATCGCAGAAGTAATGGATCACATCTATCTCCATTATCATGACGCAAAACTCATTGATATTTTTAAATTAGGAAATCCGAACATAACATCTGGGGATTTACGAAAGTTTTTAAAACATGACCCAACAAGTTTACTTATTCATTCCGACGAACAAAATGTTAAACAAATCAATGATTATTTATCTGAAACAAGGGCAGAAGTTATTGAACATCGGAGTTGGGGAGCCCCTTTTCCTGTTATTGAAATTGTAAAACACGGAATTAATAAAGCTGTTGGTGTTAAAAAGGTAGCTGATTACTATGGGATTCCTAAAAGTCGTGTCATTGCTTTTGGCGATGAAGATAATGATTTAGAAATGCTTGATTATGCAGGTTACGGTGTCGCCATGGGAAATGGAATTGACTTAGCAAAAAATGTAGCAAAAGACGTAACATTAACAAATGAAGAAGACGGTGTCGCAGTTTACTTAGAAGATCTACTATTGAAAAAGTCCTAA
- a CDS encoding YitT family protein codes for MVKAQVRKIIVVIIGAFIFAFSMNFFLIPAGVYSSGFSGLSQLLSRLFSEYVNITISVGVWLFLLNIPVTILGWKKVGKTFTLYSFFSVIVSSFFLNIIPIQKLSDDILLNAVFGGVIGAIGIGMTLREGASTGGMDIIAVYLSRVIEGSVGKFTMILNSFIILSAGFLFGWEKSLYTLVVLFSSSKVIDLIHTQSQKLTVMIVTENSYDLKKAILSRLTRGVTIVPAHGAYSESGKDMLITVISRYELYELRKIIKEIDAKAFTNILQTDSVIGLFRKD; via the coding sequence ATGGTTAAAGCACAAGTTAGAAAAATAATTGTTGTTATTATCGGAGCATTCATTTTTGCGTTTTCAATGAATTTTTTCTTAATTCCTGCTGGTGTTTACTCTAGCGGATTTTCTGGTCTAAGCCAGCTTCTTTCTCGGCTTTTCAGTGAATACGTTAACATAACTATTTCAGTGGGGGTCTGGTTATTTTTGTTAAATATTCCTGTCACAATATTAGGATGGAAAAAGGTCGGGAAAACTTTTACTCTGTATAGTTTTTTTAGTGTTATTGTTTCTTCGTTTTTTCTAAATATTATTCCAATCCAAAAATTATCGGATGATATATTATTAAATGCTGTGTTCGGTGGTGTTATAGGCGCGATTGGTATTGGAATGACTTTGCGTGAGGGAGCCTCAACAGGAGGAATGGATATTATTGCTGTATACTTATCGAGAGTGATTGAAGGCTCGGTTGGAAAATTTACTATGATATTAAATAGTTTTATTATTTTATCGGCAGGTTTTTTATTTGGATGGGAAAAATCCCTATATACGCTCGTTGTTCTTTTTTCAAGCTCAAAAGTAATTGACCTGATTCATACACAATCACAAAAACTTACAGTTATGATTGTTACGGAAAATTCGTATGATTTAAAAAAGGCGATTTTAAGTCGTTTAACGCGAGGAGTAACGATTGTACCCGCACATGGTGCCTATTCTGAATCTGGAAAAGATATGCTAATTACCGTAATTAGCCGGTATGAGTTGTATGAACTCAGGAAAATTATAAAGGAAATTGATGCGAAGGCTTTTACAAACATATTACAAACAGATTCAGTTATTGGCTTGTTTCGAAAGGATTAA